In the Deinococcus ficus genome, one interval contains:
- the tatC gene encoding twin-arginine translocase subunit TatC, whose amino-acid sequence MTRTSTPELQSAPLFDHLEELRRRIIFALIFLALGMVVAFQFRMGLIELIKVPLTYSQAYQDGKVQLVTLHLTEQFMLSLNLSFWAGLALALPFILWQVWAFIAPGLYPQERRWALPFVVGAGVAFVLGIVFGYRLVLPTMVRFMADFMGGAVELNQSLGSYIGTVTTFLVAFGLAFELPILTVILTRIGLVNHELLRRGWRIALVAIMVFAAVLTPTPDPGSMLLVAVPLYVLYELGVLLSRIFRVQPLPEPEESALTP is encoded by the coding sequence ATGACCCGAACCTCCACCCCGGAACTACAGAGCGCGCCGCTGTTCGATCACCTGGAGGAACTGCGGCGGCGCATCATCTTCGCGCTGATTTTCCTGGCGCTGGGCATGGTGGTGGCCTTTCAGTTCCGCATGGGACTGATCGAACTGATCAAGGTGCCGCTCACCTACTCGCAGGCGTACCAGGACGGCAAGGTGCAGCTGGTGACGCTGCACCTGACCGAGCAGTTCATGCTGAGCCTGAACCTCTCGTTCTGGGCGGGGCTGGCGCTGGCGCTGCCCTTCATTCTGTGGCAGGTGTGGGCGTTCATCGCGCCGGGCCTGTACCCGCAGGAGCGGCGCTGGGCGCTGCCGTTCGTGGTGGGGGCCGGGGTGGCGTTCGTGCTGGGCATCGTGTTCGGGTACCGGCTGGTGCTGCCCACCATGGTGCGCTTCATGGCGGACTTCATGGGCGGCGCGGTGGAACTGAACCAGAGCCTAGGCAGTTACATCGGCACGGTGACCACGTTCCTGGTGGCGTTCGGACTGGCGTTCGAGCTGCCGATCCTGACGGTGATCCTGACCCGGATCGGGCTGGTGAACCACGAACTGCTGCGCCGCGGCTGGCGAATCGCGCTGGTGGCGATCATGGTGTTCGCGGCGGTGCTCACACCCACGCCGGACCCGGGCAGCATGCTGCTGGTGGCGGTGCCGCTGTACGTGCTGTACGAGCTGGGCGTGCTGCTCTCGCGCATCTTCCGCGTGCAGCCGCTGCCCGAGCCGGAGGAGTCCGCCCTGACCCCATGA
- the glmU gene encoding bifunctional UDP-N-acetylglucosamine diphosphorylase/glucosamine-1-phosphate N-acetyltransferase GlmU — protein sequence MTEQNRPLDVVILAAGQGTRMKSALPKVLHRVAGRPMVSWAVKAARELGAREIVVVTGHGAERVEQELAGSGVRFARQEQQLGTGHAFLQGAAALGSHGDADILVLYGDTPLLRTGTLAALIADHRQEASAFTILSGELEDATGYGRIIRGAAGGVERIVEQKDATPEEAAVREFNSGVYVMDARAFGLAQRITNENRAGEYYLTDLLGLYRSEGAKAAAFKLDDADEVLGANDRLGLAELERIVQRRINEAHMRAGVSIPAPETVFIEDTVQLGRDVVIEPGVILRGQTRVADGVTVGAYSVVTDSVLAERVVVKAHSVLEGASVGAGADVGPFARLRPGTDLGEGVHIGNFVETKNARLDAGVKAGHLAYLGDVSIGAESNIGAGTIVANFDGVNKHPSRLGAGVFVGSNSTIIAPRVVGDAAFIAAGSAVHDDVPEGAMAVARGKQRNLDGWSRRYWGGLRAKVQVKLPWLAGWLDRQENQTADRQA from the coding sequence ATGACTGAACAGAACCGTCCGCTGGACGTGGTGATTCTCGCGGCGGGTCAGGGCACCCGCATGAAGTCCGCCCTGCCGAAGGTGCTGCACCGCGTGGCGGGCCGGCCCATGGTGAGTTGGGCGGTGAAGGCCGCCCGGGAGCTGGGCGCGCGGGAGATCGTGGTGGTCACCGGGCACGGCGCCGAGCGGGTGGAGCAGGAACTGGCCGGCAGCGGCGTGCGCTTTGCCCGGCAGGAGCAGCAGTTGGGAACCGGGCACGCCTTCCTGCAGGGCGCCGCGGCGCTGGGTTCTCACGGGGACGCGGACATCCTGGTGCTGTACGGCGACACGCCGCTGCTGCGCACTGGCACCCTGGCCGCCCTGATCGCCGACCACCGCCAGGAAGCGAGTGCGTTCACGATCCTGAGCGGCGAGCTGGAGGACGCGACCGGCTACGGCCGGATCATCCGGGGTGCGGCGGGTGGCGTGGAGCGCATCGTGGAGCAGAAGGACGCCACGCCCGAGGAAGCCGCCGTGCGGGAGTTCAACAGTGGCGTGTACGTCATGGACGCCCGGGCGTTCGGACTGGCGCAGCGCATCACGAACGAGAACCGCGCCGGCGAGTACTACCTCACGGACCTCCTGGGCCTGTACCGCTCGGAGGGCGCGAAGGCCGCCGCGTTCAAGCTGGACGACGCGGACGAGGTGCTCGGCGCGAACGACCGGCTGGGGCTGGCGGAACTGGAGCGTATCGTGCAGCGGCGCATCAACGAGGCGCACATGCGGGCCGGCGTGAGCATTCCCGCGCCGGAGACGGTGTTCATCGAGGACACCGTGCAGCTCGGCCGTGACGTGGTGATCGAGCCGGGCGTGATCCTGCGCGGGCAGACGCGGGTGGCGGACGGCGTGACCGTGGGCGCGTACAGCGTCGTGACGGACAGCGTGCTCGCCGAACGGGTCGTCGTCAAGGCGCACAGTGTGCTGGAGGGCGCCTCGGTGGGCGCCGGGGCGGACGTGGGGCCCTTCGCGCGCCTGCGGCCCGGCACGGACCTGGGTGAGGGCGTGCACATCGGGAACTTCGTGGAGACGAAAAACGCCCGCCTGGACGCTGGCGTGAAGGCCGGACACCTCGCGTACCTGGGCGACGTGAGCATCGGCGCGGAGTCGAACATTGGGGCGGGCACCATCGTGGCGAACTTCGACGGGGTGAACAAGCACCCGTCCCGGCTGGGCGCCGGGGTGTTCGTGGGCAGCAACAGCACCATCATCGCGCCGCGCGTGGTGGGCGACGCGGCGTTCATCGCGGCCGGCAGCGCCGTGCACGACGACGTGCCCGAGGGTGCCATGGCGGTCGCGCGCGGCAAGCAGCGGAACCTGGACGGCTGGTCCCGGCGCTACTGGGGCGGCCTGCGGGCAAAGGTGCAGGTGAAACTGCCCTGGCTGGCCGGGTGGCTGGACCGCCAGGAGAACCAGACGGCGGACCGGCAGGCGTAA
- the rnhA gene encoding ribonuclease HI: protein MTGNPRYRPANSAQKAQQAARDRLPIQAGIQPAQPVAGNVVELYSDGACDTTKGHGGWATILKSGDRELVLSGNEEGTTNNRMELRGLLEGLKVLKRPCQVRVITDSQYLRKAFTDGWILKWQRNGWKTAGGDPVKNRELWEELIAQAQIHALTFLWVKGHAGHGENERVDELAVQERKKLR from the coding sequence ATGACCGGGAACCCCCGCTACCGCCCGGCGAACAGCGCCCAGAAAGCCCAGCAGGCCGCCCGGGACCGCCTGCCCATCCAGGCCGGCATCCAGCCCGCCCAGCCGGTCGCCGGGAACGTCGTGGAACTGTACAGCGACGGCGCCTGCGACACCACCAAGGGGCACGGCGGCTGGGCCACCATCCTGAAAAGCGGCGACCGGGAACTGGTGCTCAGCGGCAACGAGGAAGGCACCACCAACAACCGCATGGAACTCCGCGGCCTGCTCGAGGGCCTCAAGGTCCTCAAGCGGCCCTGCCAGGTACGCGTGATCACGGACAGCCAGTACCTGCGCAAGGCCTTCACCGACGGCTGGATTCTGAAATGGCAGCGCAACGGCTGGAAAACTGCCGGCGGCGACCCCGTGAAAAACCGCGAACTGTGGGAGGAACTGATCGCGCAGGCCCAGATTCACGCGCTGACTTTCCTGTGGGTCAAGGGCCACGCCGGGCACGGCGAGAACGAACGCGTGGACGAACTGGCCGTGCAGGAACGCAAGAAACTGCGCTGA
- a CDS encoding MFS transporter yields the protein MTTPQPAPAPDAGHWRTFLWLWGSQALSVLGGGLTGFALNIYLTQTRFPLDSQRAELAQALSLTALGWTLAALAGGPLAGALADRWNRRRMMLTCDLLSAVLLLALTAVIVLSTPPVWLLVVFTVLQGLVGTFHSSAFDTSYSALVPRDRLPRANGMMQTIWSLSGLLSPALAALLIGLPALARRGDPGGLTAWLAGWTDGVPLALLLDAGSFVIAAAVVWRLSLPNPPRADLNAARRPSLLADMTFGWTYILARRPLLNLLLTFAVVNLMTSALGVLHPLLVRFTLAGDLRAHGIGTETALATLWTAMSAGGLIGGLLVSTTGGLKRRRVLGVLGPMVLAGALHALSGVAGTLTLTALCIAGFGIMTPIMNAHSQSIWQSQVPTHMQGRVFSVRRLIAQFTSPLSTAAAGLLAATYSPGALLLWTGVVMLIVSAAQLLNPVLRRLDDPAEPAPAPGDARPAMTP from the coding sequence ATGACGACTCCCCAACCGGCCCCCGCGCCGGACGCCGGGCACTGGCGCACCTTCCTGTGGCTGTGGGGCTCCCAGGCCCTGAGCGTGCTGGGGGGTGGCCTGACCGGCTTCGCCCTGAACATCTACCTCACGCAGACGCGCTTCCCGCTGGACTCCCAGCGGGCCGAACTGGCCCAGGCGCTGTCCCTGACCGCGCTCGGCTGGACGCTCGCGGCCCTGGCGGGCGGCCCGCTGGCCGGCGCGCTCGCCGACCGCTGGAACCGCCGGCGCATGATGCTCACCTGCGACCTCCTCAGCGCCGTACTGCTGCTCGCCCTGACCGCCGTGATCGTGCTGTCCACCCCGCCCGTGTGGCTGCTGGTGGTGTTCACGGTCCTGCAGGGCCTGGTGGGCACCTTCCACTCCTCGGCCTTCGACACCAGTTACTCCGCGCTGGTTCCGCGCGACCGGCTGCCCCGCGCGAACGGCATGATGCAGACCATCTGGAGTCTCTCCGGCCTGCTCAGCCCCGCCCTGGCGGCCCTGCTGATCGGCCTGCCCGCCCTGGCCCGCCGCGGCGACCCGGGCGGCCTGACCGCCTGGCTGGCCGGCTGGACCGACGGCGTGCCGCTGGCCCTGCTGCTGGACGCCGGGTCGTTCGTGATCGCCGCGGCGGTCGTGTGGCGCCTGAGCCTGCCCAACCCGCCTCGCGCGGACCTGAATGCCGCGCGGCGCCCCAGCCTGCTGGCCGACATGACCTTCGGCTGGACGTACATCCTCGCCCGGCGGCCCCTGCTGAACCTGCTGCTGACCTTCGCGGTGGTGAACCTGATGACCAGCGCCCTGGGCGTGCTGCACCCCCTGCTGGTGCGCTTCACGCTGGCCGGGGACCTGAGGGCGCACGGCATCGGCACCGAGACGGCCCTGGCGACCCTGTGGACCGCCATGAGCGCCGGCGGCCTGATCGGCGGCCTGCTGGTCAGCACGACCGGCGGCCTGAAACGCCGCCGGGTGCTGGGCGTGCTGGGCCCCATGGTGCTGGCCGGCGCCCTGCATGCCCTGAGCGGCGTGGCCGGCACCCTCACCCTGACCGCGCTGTGCATCGCCGGCTTCGGGATCATGACGCCCATCATGAACGCGCACTCGCAGAGCATCTGGCAGTCGCAGGTGCCCACCCACATGCAGGGCCGGGTGTTCAGCGTCCGGCGTCTGATCGCGCAGTTCACCTCGCCGCTCTCCACCGCCGCCGCCGGGCTGCTGGCCGCCACGTACTCCCCGGGCGCCCTGCTGCTGTGGACGGGCGTGGTCATGCTGATCGTGTCGGCCGCGCAGCTGCTCAACCCGGTGCTGCGCCGCCTGGACGACCCCGCCGAGCCCGCCCCCGCGCCCGGCGACGCCCGCCCCGCCATGACGCCGTAG
- a CDS encoding twin-arginine translocase TatA/TatE family subunit has protein sequence MSLGPLEILLIVVLIALLFGAKKLPELMKGAGQGIREFKKEVHADGSTKTTEVTDVASRQLDPVTGQPVTTHTHTTQTTERR, from the coding sequence ATGTCACTTGGCCCCCTTGAAATTCTGCTGATCGTCGTCCTGATTGCGCTGCTGTTCGGCGCGAAGAAACTCCCGGAACTGATGAAGGGCGCGGGTCAGGGCATCCGCGAGTTCAAGAAGGAAGTCCATGCGGACGGCAGCACCAAGACCACCGAGGTCACGGACGTCGCCTCCCGGCAGCTGGACCCGGTGACCGGGCAGCCGGTGACCACGCACACCCACACCACGCAGACCACCGAGCGCCGCTGA
- the lgt gene encoding prolipoprotein diacylglyceryl transferase — translation MNPVFLNIGGFTIAWYGVLITLGVAAGIWLALRMARQRGLDVDRFSDMITWMMVWGVIGARAVFVATSWHQFEGTPFPKVLLDIINIRGGGISIHGGLIGGILVMLYYARKYKMNFFEYADLAVPGVAFGIIGGRLGNIMNGTDTVGRVTGWPIGFRWPDSARAFHEGACIKAANPDMDLSQYCQQIGGQAVMTAPVHFTQLYGVIIGIILAVAAYFWLRSRKPGWAFWQFWLWYSILRAGWEETFRLNPLLPKVYLNQGLDAPGIGLLTETHLISIVLIVVSLIQLAKLRRVAASRVDPAPLVTDRATPGTA, via the coding sequence ATGAATCCTGTTTTCCTGAATATCGGTGGGTTTACCATCGCCTGGTACGGCGTGCTGATCACGCTGGGAGTCGCGGCCGGAATCTGGCTGGCGCTGCGCATGGCGCGGCAGCGGGGCCTGGACGTGGACCGCTTCAGCGACATGATCACCTGGATGATGGTCTGGGGCGTGATCGGCGCGCGGGCCGTGTTCGTGGCGACCTCCTGGCACCAGTTCGAGGGCACGCCCTTCCCGAAGGTGCTGCTGGACATCATCAACATCCGCGGCGGCGGCATCAGCATTCACGGCGGCCTGATCGGCGGCATTCTGGTCATGCTGTACTACGCCCGGAAGTACAAGATGAACTTCTTCGAGTACGCCGACCTGGCGGTGCCGGGCGTGGCGTTCGGGATCATCGGCGGGCGGCTGGGGAACATCATGAACGGCACGGACACCGTGGGCCGCGTGACCGGCTGGCCCATCGGGTTCCGCTGGCCGGACAGCGCCCGTGCGTTCCACGAGGGTGCGTGCATCAAGGCCGCGAACCCCGATATGGACCTCTCGCAGTACTGCCAGCAGATCGGCGGGCAGGCCGTGATGACCGCGCCCGTGCACTTCACGCAGCTGTACGGCGTGATCATCGGGATCATCCTGGCGGTCGCCGCGTACTTCTGGTTGCGGTCCCGCAAGCCCGGGTGGGCGTTCTGGCAGTTCTGGCTGTGGTACTCGATCCTGCGCGCCGGCTGGGAGGAGACCTTCCGCCTCAACCCGCTGCTGCCGAAGGTGTACCTGAACCAGGGCCTGGACGCGCCCGGGATCGGCCTGCTGACCGAGACGCACCTGATCAGCATCGTGCTGATCGTGGTGAGCCTGATTCAGCTGGCGAAGCTGCGCCGCGTGGCGGCCTCGCGCGTGGACCCGGCGCCGCTGGTCACGGACCGCGCCACCCCCGGCACCGCGTGA
- a CDS encoding DUF4870 domain-containing protein has translation MTATRAFLPVTLPEPERTPALAVHLSPLLGLLIPGAGALIGPVAAWLLFRDRSRMLDEQGKEAVNFQISVWLYNLALGVLLFGLFALGLLGGVAGSMLGRPEAGGVALVGTFGVFLGLVLPLLLVLNVVPLVFMVLAAVSVSRGEPYRYPLTLRLLS, from the coding sequence ATGACCGCGACCCGCGCCTTCCTGCCCGTCACCCTGCCGGAACCCGAGCGGACGCCGGCCCTGGCCGTGCACCTGTCGCCGCTGCTGGGCCTGCTGATTCCCGGGGCGGGCGCATTGATCGGGCCGGTGGCCGCGTGGCTGCTGTTCCGGGACCGCAGTCGCATGCTGGACGAGCAGGGCAAGGAGGCCGTGAACTTCCAGATCAGCGTGTGGCTGTACAACCTGGCGCTGGGGGTGCTGCTGTTCGGGCTGTTCGCCCTGGGGCTGCTGGGCGGCGTGGCGGGGTCCATGCTGGGCCGCCCGGAGGCGGGGGGCGTGGCGCTCGTGGGGACCTTCGGGGTGTTCCTGGGACTGGTGCTGCCACTGCTGCTGGTGCTGAACGTAGTGCCGCTGGTGTTCATGGTGCTGGCGGCCGTGAGCGTGAGCCGCGGCGAGCCGTACCGCTACCCGCTCACGCTGCGCCTGCTGAGCTGA
- a CDS encoding response regulator, producing MTAPAYPETFDPQLLLQALNGYRRGDFSVRLPVTWEGVGGKIADTFNEVVEESARIAQDAARVGRTVGKEGNVKQRIPLGTTTGSWAALIEGVNELVDDLVWPTTEMTRVVTAVAHGDLSQTMATEVNGQPMQGQFLQIVTTVNTMVAQLNAFASEVTRVAREVGTEGKLGGQAQVEGVGGVWRDLTENVNSMANNLTGQVRNIADVTTAVANGDLSRKITVDARGEILDLKNTINTMVDQLNAFAEEVTRVAREVGTEGRLGGQADVRGVGGTWKDLTDNVNFMANNLTGQVRNIAEVTTAVANGDLSKKITVAAQGEILELKNTINIMVDQLNAFAGEVTRVAREVGTEGQLGGQADVRGVAGTWKDLTDNVNSMANNLTGQVRNIADVTTAVANGDLSKKITVDARGEILDLKNTINTMVDQLNAFAGEVTRVAREVGTEGRLGGQADVRGVGGTWKDLTDNVNSMANNLTDQVRNIAFVTTAVANGDLSKKITVDVKGELLDLKNTINVMVDQLNAFAGEVTRVAREVGTEGKLGGQAQVAGVGGTWKDLTDNVNSMANNLTDQVRGIARVVTAVAGGELNRKLNVKAQGEIAELAETINSMIDTLATFAQQVTTVAREVGTEGKLGGQANVPGASGTWKDLTDNVNGLAANLTTQVRAIAEVATAVTKGDLTRSISVEASGELDALKNNINEMIVNLRETTEKNTEQDWLKTNLAKFTGMLQGQRDLLTVSRLILSELAPLVRAKHGVFYTLDEEASPPALQLQASYAYRERKGLGNRFRLGEGLVGQAALEQEPIVLTDVPTDYVQINSGLGAATPTTIVVLPVVFEGQTKAVIELASFERFSATHMSFLEQFTESVGIVLNTIQATMRTETLLRQSQSMAQELQSQQEELRQTNEELEEKARLLADQNREVEHKNQQVEAARHALEEKAAQLALTSKYKSEFLANMSHELRTPLNSLLLLANQLRDNPEGNMTDQQKMYAKTIYGAGNDLLNLINDILDLSKIESGTVSADPTNVPFTHIREAVETTFSPLAADKGVGLELDFDPALPRTILTDDTRLMQILKNLLSNAFKFTEQGSVTLQVAPAQQGWSPDQHVLNRAGHVVAFRVTDTGIGIPEDKQRLIFEAFQQADGSTSRKYGGTGLGLAISRELARILGGEITLSSTPGRGSTFTLFLPVRYQPDSAPAPVAPLSDAAPQLPQMTSWNTPATPVSAPAPAPALAFPAEEPDATPGVLDDRANLQPGDRTLLIVEDDPTYAAILLDLAHERGFMGLVAARGDEALHLAQTYRPLAVTLDLALPDTNGWAVLDRLKHDPHTRHIPVHVISGQEPSIVSRKLGALDHTTKSGDRQDLTQVFTNLEAFLARRVKHVLIVEDDEVQRGSIVDLIADTDVETTAVTTGAEALAALEQTAFDCVVLDLHLPDMSGFELMATLHDTPAYRAIPIIVYTAQDLTRAQETELRKAAKSIILKDVRSPERLLDEVTLFLHRVEANLPESKRQVLDAARQQEPALHGKKILIVDDDIRNIFALTAVLERHQVQILTAENGREAISTLEEHPDLDLILMDVMMPELDGYETTRLIRRNPAFRALPIISLTAKAMPGDRELSIESGASDYISKPVNTAQLLSLLRVWLSK from the coding sequence GTGACCGCCCCCGCCTATCCCGAAACCTTCGATCCCCAGCTGCTGCTCCAGGCCCTGAACGGGTACCGGCGCGGCGATTTCAGCGTGCGCCTGCCCGTCACCTGGGAGGGCGTGGGAGGCAAGATCGCCGACACCTTCAACGAGGTCGTGGAGGAATCCGCCCGCATCGCGCAGGACGCCGCGCGGGTGGGCCGCACGGTCGGCAAGGAAGGGAACGTCAAGCAGCGCATCCCGCTGGGCACCACCACCGGCAGCTGGGCGGCCCTGATCGAGGGCGTGAACGAACTGGTGGACGACTTGGTGTGGCCCACCACCGAGATGACGCGCGTGGTGACGGCCGTGGCGCACGGGGACCTGTCGCAGACCATGGCGACCGAGGTGAACGGCCAGCCGATGCAGGGGCAGTTCCTGCAGATCGTGACGACCGTGAACACCATGGTCGCGCAGCTCAACGCCTTCGCGTCCGAGGTGACGCGCGTGGCCCGCGAGGTGGGGACAGAAGGCAAACTGGGCGGGCAGGCGCAGGTGGAAGGCGTGGGCGGCGTCTGGCGTGACCTCACCGAGAACGTGAACTCCATGGCGAACAACCTGACCGGTCAGGTGCGCAACATCGCGGACGTGACCACCGCCGTGGCGAACGGGGACCTGAGCCGCAAGATCACCGTGGACGCCCGCGGGGAGATCCTGGACCTGAAGAACACCATCAACACCATGGTGGACCAGCTCAACGCCTTCGCGGAGGAAGTGACCCGTGTGGCGCGCGAGGTGGGCACCGAAGGGCGCCTGGGCGGGCAGGCCGACGTGCGCGGCGTGGGCGGCACCTGGAAGGACCTCACGGACAACGTGAACTTCATGGCGAACAACCTGACTGGTCAGGTGCGCAACATCGCCGAGGTGACCACCGCGGTGGCGAACGGGGACCTGAGCAAGAAGATCACCGTGGCCGCGCAGGGCGAGATCCTGGAGCTGAAGAACACCATCAACATCATGGTGGACCAGCTCAACGCCTTTGCCGGGGAAGTGACCCGCGTGGCGCGCGAGGTGGGCACCGAGGGCCAGCTGGGCGGGCAGGCGGACGTGCGTGGCGTCGCAGGGACCTGGAAGGACCTGACCGACAACGTGAACTCCATGGCGAACAACCTGACCGGTCAGGTGCGCAACATCGCGGATGTGACCACCGCGGTGGCGAACGGGGACCTGAGCAAGAAGATCACGGTGGACGCCCGCGGGGAGATCCTGGATCTGAAGAACACCATCAACACCATGGTGGACCAGCTCAATGCCTTCGCGGGGGAAGTGACCCGCGTGGCGCGCGAGGTGGGCACCGAAGGGCGTCTGGGCGGGCAGGCCGACGTGCGCGGTGTGGGCGGCACCTGGAAGGACCTGACCGACAACGTGAACTCCATGGCGAACAACCTCACCGATCAGGTACGCAACATCGCGTTCGTCACGACCGCGGTAGCGAACGGGGACCTGTCGAAGAAGATCACCGTGGACGTCAAGGGTGAGCTGCTGGACCTGAAGAACACCATCAACGTGATGGTGGACCAGCTGAACGCCTTCGCCGGGGAAGTCACGCGTGTGGCGCGCGAGGTGGGCACCGAAGGGAAGCTGGGCGGCCAGGCGCAGGTGGCCGGCGTCGGCGGGACCTGGAAGGACCTGACCGACAACGTGAACAGCATGGCGAACAACCTCACCGATCAGGTGCGCGGCATCGCGCGGGTCGTGACGGCCGTCGCCGGCGGGGAACTGAACCGCAAGCTGAACGTGAAGGCCCAGGGCGAGATCGCCGAACTGGCCGAGACGATCAACTCCATGATCGACACGCTGGCCACGTTCGCGCAGCAGGTGACCACCGTGGCGCGCGAGGTGGGCACCGAAGGGAAACTGGGCGGCCAGGCGAACGTGCCCGGCGCCAGCGGCACCTGGAAGGACTTGACCGACAACGTGAACGGCCTGGCCGCCAACCTGACCACGCAGGTGCGCGCCATCGCCGAGGTGGCGACCGCCGTGACCAAGGGCGACCTGACCCGCAGCATCTCCGTGGAGGCCAGCGGGGAGCTGGACGCGCTGAAGAACAACATCAACGAGATGATCGTGAACCTGCGCGAGACCACCGAGAAGAACACCGAGCAGGACTGGCTGAAGACTAACCTGGCGAAGTTCACCGGGATGCTCCAGGGCCAGCGCGACCTGCTGACCGTGAGCCGCCTGATCCTCTCGGAACTCGCGCCGCTGGTGCGCGCCAAGCACGGCGTGTTCTACACCCTGGACGAGGAGGCCAGCCCGCCCGCACTGCAACTCCAGGCCAGTTACGCCTACCGGGAGCGCAAGGGTCTGGGCAACCGCTTCAGGCTGGGTGAGGGCCTGGTCGGGCAGGCGGCGCTGGAGCAGGAACCCATCGTGCTGACGGACGTGCCCACCGACTACGTGCAGATCAACAGCGGTCTGGGCGCGGCCACGCCCACCACCATCGTGGTGCTGCCGGTGGTGTTCGAGGGCCAGACGAAGGCCGTGATCGAACTGGCGTCCTTCGAGCGCTTCAGCGCCACGCACATGAGCTTCCTGGAACAGTTCACGGAGTCGGTGGGCATCGTGCTGAACACCATTCAGGCGACCATGCGCACCGAGACGCTGCTGCGGCAGTCGCAGAGCATGGCGCAGGAACTCCAGAGCCAGCAGGAAGAACTGCGGCAGACGAACGAGGAACTGGAGGAAAAAGCCCGCCTGCTCGCCGACCAGAACCGCGAGGTCGAGCACAAGAACCAGCAGGTCGAGGCCGCCCGCCACGCCCTGGAGGAAAAGGCCGCGCAGCTCGCGCTGACCAGCAAGTACAAGAGCGAATTCCTGGCAAATATGAGCCACGAGCTGCGCACGCCGCTGAACAGCCTGCTGCTGCTCGCCAACCAGCTGCGCGACAACCCGGAAGGGAACATGACCGACCAGCAGAAGATGTACGCCAAGACCATCTACGGTGCCGGCAACGACCTGCTGAACCTCATCAACGACATCCTGGACCTCAGCAAGATCGAGTCCGGCACCGTCAGCGCCGACCCCACCAACGTGCCCTTCACGCACATCCGCGAGGCGGTCGAGACGACCTTCAGCCCGCTGGCGGCCGACAAGGGCGTGGGCCTGGAACTGGACTTCGACCCGGCGCTGCCGCGCACCATCCTGACCGACGACACGCGCCTGATGCAGATCCTGAAAAACCTGCTGTCCAACGCGTTCAAGTTCACGGAGCAGGGCAGCGTGACGCTGCAGGTCGCGCCCGCCCAGCAGGGCTGGAGCCCGGACCAGCACGTCCTGAACCGCGCCGGGCACGTGGTCGCCTTCCGCGTCACCGACACCGGCATCGGCATTCCCGAGGACAAGCAGCGCCTGATCTTCGAGGCGTTCCAGCAGGCCGACGGCTCCACCAGCCGCAAGTACGGCGGCACCGGCCTGGGACTGGCGATCAGCCGGGAACTGGCGCGCATTCTGGGCGGCGAGATCACGCTGAGCAGCACCCCCGGGCGCGGCAGCACCTTCACGCTGTTCCTGCCCGTGCGGTATCAGCCCGACAGCGCGCCCGCCCCGGTCGCCCCACTGAGCGACGCGGCACCCCAGCTGCCCCAGATGACCAGCTGGAACACGCCCGCCACCCCGGTCAGCGCGCCGGCCCCGGCGCCCGCCCTGGCCTTCCCGGCCGAGGAACCGGACGCCACCCCGGGCGTGCTGGACGACCGCGCGAACCTGCAGCCCGGCGACCGGACGCTGCTGATCGTGGAGGACGACCCCACGTACGCCGCGATCCTGCTGGACCTCGCGCACGAGCGGGGCTTCATGGGCCTGGTGGCCGCCCGCGGGGACGAGGCGCTGCACCTGGCGCAGACGTACCGGCCCCTGGCGGTCACGCTGGATCTGGCGCTGCCGGACACGAACGGCTGGGCGGTGCTGGACCGCCTGAAGCACGACCCGCACACCCGGCACATCCCGGTGCACGTGATCAGCGGGCAGGAGCCGAGCATCGTGAGCCGCAAGCTGGGCGCGCTGGACCACACCACCAAGTCCGGGGACCGGCAGGACCTCACGCAGGTGTTCACGAACCTCGAGGCGTTCCTGGCGCGGCGCGTGAAGCACGTGCTGATCGTGGAGGACGACGAGGTGCAACGGGGCAGCATCGTGGACCTGATCGCCGACACGGACGTGGAGACGACCGCCGTGACCACCGGCGCCGAGGCGCTGGCCGCGTTGGAGCAGACGGCGTTCGACTGCGTGGTCCTGGACCTGCACCTGCCGGACATGAGCGGCTTCGAGCTCATGGCGACACTGCACGACACGCCCGCCTACCGCGCCATTCCGATCATCGTGTACACCGCGCAGGACCTGACCCGCGCGCAGGAAACCGAGCTGCGCAAGGCCGCCAAGTCCATCATCCTCAAGGACGTCCGCTCGCCCGAACGGCTGCTGGACGAGGTGACGCTGTTCCTGCACCGCGTGGAGGCCAACCTGCCGGAAAGCAAGCGGCAGGTGCTGGACGCCGCCCGCCAGCAGGAGCCCGCGCTGCACGGCAAGAAGATCCTGATCGTGGACGACGACATCCGCAACATCTTCGCGCTGACGGCCGTGCTGGAACGCCACCAGGTGCAGATCCTGACCGCCGAGAACGGTCGCGAGGCGATCAGCACGCTCGAGGAGCACCCGGACCTGGACCTGATCCTGATGGACGTGATGATGCCGGAGCTCGACGGGTACGAAACCACCCGCCTGATCCGCCGCAACCCGGCCTTCCGGGCGCTGCCGATCATCTCCCTGACCGCCAAGGCCATGCCCGGCGACCGTGAGCTGTCCATCGAGTCGGGCGCCAGCGACTACATCAGCAAACCGGTGAACACCGCGCAGCTCCTGTCCCTGCTGCGGGTGTGGCTGTCGAAGTGA